The stretch of DNA AACTTCTGGGCTTTCCTCGGCTTTGGCGCGGCAGTGTTGGTCTTGTGCTGGCTCGATCTTGGCGAGACAAACAAGAATCCGTCCGAGACTTTCACGAAACAGTTTAAGGCTTTTCCCAGCTTGTTCCGATCCCGGCGATTCTGGGGCTACTCGCTTTGCATGGCGTTTTCAATGGGTGCTCTTTACGCCTTTCTCGCGGCCGCGCCTCTCGTGGCGACAACGGTGTTTCAGATGTCGCCAGCGACACTGGGATTCTATATGGGGAGCACAGCCGCGGGCTTCATTCTCGGCAGCTTTGTCTCGGGGCGCTTTGCTGCGCTCTATCCACTCACAACGATGATGGTTGCTGGTAGGGTTGTCGCTTGCGCCGGATTGGCGGCGGGCCTGAGTTTGCTTCTCGCCGGAGTCGTGCACGAAGTCTCTTTGTTTGGCTCGTGTGTGTTTCTCGGCTTCGGCAACGGGGTATCGATGCCAAGCAGTAATGCCGGCGCGATGTCAGTCCGGCCCGAACTGATCGGAAGCGCCGCAGGCCTATCAGGCGCACTCACTGGCGCAGGCGGGGCTCTGATGTCCGGGATTACGGGGACTATTCTGAACGAGGCAAACGCAGCATTCGTCTTGCTCGGGATGATGCTTCTCTCGTCGACGATGGCGTTGCTGGCCGCACTGTTCGTGCTTTGGCTCGACCGTCGTGAGGCCGCGGCGAACCCTGCCTAGTTTGAGGTCCGGGCTTCCGAAGAATGGCCCGTTGCCTCCCCGCGCCTCGACGGTCGTTCTCATCATAAGCGGAGCCACGTCAGAGGGAGATGCTCTGTCAGCACTTTATGGCGCTATGGGTCACGACCGACGAGTCAGACACCCCGTCGAGCCCGGTCGGTCCTCCCCACATAGCCGCCAGTCTCTTGACCGATGGCAGCTTACCCCTCAGCATCGAGCACGATCAAGCTGGGCGGTGTCGGAAGGGTCGGGCCAATAGCGCACAAGCCAACTCTGATGATCCGAGGTAGTGTGTTTTTCTGAGCACGGTACAGCCCAGGTGCTCGGCGTCATTGGTTCAATTTTCCGCAGAGCATCGCGTCGAACTTGACGAGCGACCGTCGAACTGCAAGTTTCTGAGCTTCCGGGGTGCCCGCTGTGCGGGCTGAGATCATACCCGCTGAACCTGTCTGGGTAATGCCAGCGAAGGGAGCAAGCCATGGCCGTTATCGGCGACGAGAAGTTGCAATCGTTTCTTGACGGCCTCCACGCCAAGAGCCGCGAGCAAACTGCGCTGATCCAGGCATTCGAAGCTCGACGCAACGATGCCGAACTTCCTCCGGGAGCGGACGAGATCAAAGCATTCCGGAGCGACAAGCTGGTGGCCCTCGATCGCAACAAGGCAGAATTTTGTTACCAGTTGTGCCGCGCCAAGAAGGCTTCCAAGGTTATCGAGGTCGGAACGTCTTACGGAGTGTCGACGATCTATATGGCTGCCGCAGTGCGCGAAAACGCGCGCTCGTACGGTGTTGACGGCATCGTTATCGGGACCGAGTACGAGCCGAAAAAGGCGGAAGCGGCGCGGGCGAATTTTGCAACGGCGGGCGTAAGCCAATTCATCGAGCTTCGTGAGGGCGATCTTCGTGAGACGCTGAAGCGGATTGATGGGCCAGTTGACTTCGTCCTTATGGACGTTTGGATCGCTATGGCGCGATCGGCGATTGAGTTGATTGCGCCGCATCTTTCCGGGGGCGCGATTGTGGTGTGCGATAACACCCTCGATCATCGAGCGTTCTATGCCGACTACTTTGCGTTTCTCAACGATCCGGCGAACCGCTTCACCACAATGACTTTGCCTTTCCAAGGGGGCTTGGAGCTATCGGTTCGGCGCTGAAAGCGACGCCCGAGAGGACCGTCAATCTTTACGGTGTGAGCGCGACCCGCAAATCAAAGTCACACAAGTGTTGCGCTCCCGCACGACGGCCGCTTGGGGTCAAAAGCGACGGCTCCAGACCATGACAATGCCTCGACGGGATGTGCATGGTTGCGGCCTTTCACCAATGAGATCGCTAAAATTTTAGCGTTCACGGTAGTCTACATTCACGATCCCTCTTAAGCCCCGGAGAACCCCTTCTCCGCTAGCTTCAGTTGCAAGTCGTCATTGCTAGGGGTCTGGGGTTTCATGACATCGGTAGCCAACAAGACTTCGACCAAGCGCCGGCTGTTGCTGGCTTCGGATCGGAGCGATCAAAGCAGCGAACTCGCCAGCATTCTGCGGTCCGTCGGTCAGGTCGACACCATCGCGACATCTGACATTCCCGACGCGCCGGAGCGCGACCTGGCGGGCATCGTGGTCGACATCAACCTGCGCTCCGCCGAGAGCGTGCAGCTGGTGCGCAACAAGCTGCGCGCCGAGGCCTATCGCGAAATGCCGCGGCTGTTCGTGCTGGCGGATGCGCTGCATCACGGATCGATGCAGGCCTGGGCGCTCGGCGCCACCGACACCATCGCGCGGCCGTTCGACGCGCAAGGCATCCTGCAGCGGATTCGCGCCGCGTTTCCGGACAGCGACGGATATGACGAGACCGATCGCGGCAAGGTCCTGAACAGGGGCGTCGAGGCGGCGCATGCCGTGATGGTCAAGATCTTCGAAAAGCTTCCGGCCGGCGTTCCCCTGAAATTCAGCGACATCGTCGAGGCCGAGAACAAGATTCTCAAGGCGATCAAGCATTCGTCCCTGCGCGAATGGCTGACGACAGTCGGCTGCCATCACGCCGGCAGCTACCGCCATTGCCTTTTTGTCACCGGCTTTGCGGTCGCCTACGCGCAGCATCTCGGCATGCGCGACGACGACCAGCGCCGTCTCGCCCGTGCAGCCCTGCTGCACGACGTCGGCAAGGCGTTCATTCCGGTGGCGATCCTGGACAAGCCGGGCCCGCTGACGCTGGACGAGATGGAAGAGATGCGCCAGCATCCGCGCCGCGGTTATGACGCGCTGGCTGCCCAAGGCGGTTTCCCGCCCGAAATGCTCGACGTGGTGCTGCACCACCACGAATTCCTCGACGGCACCGGCTACCCGAACGGCCTGAACGGCAAGCAGATCAGCGACATCGTGCGGCTGACCACGATCGTGGATATCTATGCGGCCCTGGTCGAGAAGCGCGCCTACCGGCTGCAGTTCACCCACGCCAAGGCGTTCGGCATGATGGAAGAAATGGGCGACAAGATCGACCAGCATCTGCTGCACGCCTTCCGCCCGGTGGCGTTCGGATACTATTGAGTCTCGGCGAAGCGAAGATGACGCAGGCTTATCTTGTCAATGGCCCGAAGAAGCTGCCGATCCCATTCGAGGTGAACTGAACAAGATTGCGTAGGGTAGGCAAAGGAGCGTTAGCGACGTGCCCACCCTCTCTTGCGCTGCCGTTGATAAAGGGTGAGCACGCTTTCGCTTTGCCCACCCTATGTATTGCCAATCCAGTCCGCGGTGAATTAGCGCGCCTCGGCAAACGGCGGCGCCGCATACACCACCTTGCCGCCGACCATCGTCAGCACCGATTTGATCTTGCCGATCTCCTTCACGGGCGCGGTCATGTAGTCTGACGAGAGCACCGCGAGGTCGGCGAACTTGCCGGCTTCCAGCGTGCCGCGCTTGTCGTCGTCATTTGCCATGAAGGCGGTGTTGCGGGTGTACATCTCCAGCGCCTGGCGG from Bradyrhizobium sp. AZCC 1693 encodes:
- a CDS encoding Bcr/CflA family efflux MFS transporter, which translates into the protein MFSAASAPPKLFTLVLLSGLSVVSLNMFLPSLSNIAAEFQTSYRLLASVSIAGYAAMTTVLQLLIGPLSDRVGRRPVVLVSLVIFVVASLGCLLALDVWAFLLFRTMQAAIVSGFALSRVIIRDTEPAQKAASLMGYLSIAWAIAPMLGPMLGGAFDQLFGWRANFWAFLGFGAAVLVLCWLDLGETNKNPSETFTKQFKAFPSLFRSRRFWGYSLCMAFSMGALYAFLAAAPLVATTVFQMSPATLGFYMGSTAAGFILGSFVSGRFAALYPLTTMMVAGRVVACAGLAAGLSLLLAGVVHEVSLFGSCVFLGFGNGVSMPSSNAGAMSVRPELIGSAAGLSGALTGAGGALMSGITGTILNEANAAFVLLGMMLLSSTMALLAALFVLWLDRREAAANPA
- a CDS encoding O-methyltransferase, with amino-acid sequence MAVIGDEKLQSFLDGLHAKSREQTALIQAFEARRNDAELPPGADEIKAFRSDKLVALDRNKAEFCYQLCRAKKASKVIEVGTSYGVSTIYMAAAVRENARSYGVDGIVIGTEYEPKKAEAARANFATAGVSQFIELREGDLRETLKRIDGPVDFVLMDVWIAMARSAIELIAPHLSGGAIVVCDNTLDHRAFYADYFAFLNDPANRFTTMTLPFQGGLELSVRR
- a CDS encoding HD-GYP domain-containing protein, with the protein product MTSVANKTSTKRRLLLASDRSDQSSELASILRSVGQVDTIATSDIPDAPERDLAGIVVDINLRSAESVQLVRNKLRAEAYREMPRLFVLADALHHGSMQAWALGATDTIARPFDAQGILQRIRAAFPDSDGYDETDRGKVLNRGVEAAHAVMVKIFEKLPAGVPLKFSDIVEAENKILKAIKHSSLREWLTTVGCHHAGSYRHCLFVTGFAVAYAQHLGMRDDDQRRLARAALLHDVGKAFIPVAILDKPGPLTLDEMEEMRQHPRRGYDALAAQGGFPPEMLDVVLHHHEFLDGTGYPNGLNGKQISDIVRLTTIVDIYAALVEKRAYRLQFTHAKAFGMMEEMGDKIDQHLLHAFRPVAFGYY